The following are encoded together in the Raineyella sp. LH-20 genome:
- a CDS encoding N-acyl-D-amino-acid deacylase family protein encodes MEAEIVIRAADVVEATGVRRADVALEGGLIAAVGTELPIDSAAEVIDGRGLLLVPGFIDLHAHSALHAFDEPQMSAKVGQGFTTELVSLDGLGPAPLSDAVREDRRRYLAALEPSAAAPWDWTSLADYLEALRAAGPTTSMVTCVPHSAVREVVMGGADRRPTDVELREMQDLVAVCCEAGARAVSFGMIYAPGLFADTAELTAIAEVAARYGVPLVPHVRNEASGVLDSIREFVQVAERTGAPLHISHLKLIGSADLFGDLMALLAEAATRISLTVDQYPYGAGSTILAALLPPYAFAGGPAALLDRLSSRTERTRMAYDMMHGLPGWENLFGACGPEHIVITQAAAPRTDEVGLTVAAIAERTGDDPAGAVLRLLADTALDVGMIDHYASEQMVRDIYRESGSLVGTDGVFNPHPHPRLHGTAPKLLGRFALEERLVDVPEAVRRMSTEPARVLGLRDRGIIAPGYRADLALLDPASFRDSASYQDPIRLPDGVRRVIVDGHVVWREGRHTGLRPGSVIRTAPVGA; translated from the coding sequence GTGGAAGCCGAGATCGTGATCAGGGCTGCCGACGTCGTGGAGGCGACCGGTGTCCGCCGGGCCGATGTCGCCCTCGAGGGCGGGCTGATCGCCGCGGTCGGCACGGAGCTGCCGATCGACAGTGCCGCCGAGGTCATCGACGGGCGCGGCCTGCTCCTGGTCCCGGGGTTCATCGACCTGCACGCCCACAGCGCGCTGCACGCCTTCGACGAGCCGCAGATGTCGGCCAAGGTCGGCCAAGGCTTCACCACCGAACTCGTCTCGCTCGACGGGCTGGGCCCCGCCCCGCTGTCCGACGCCGTACGCGAGGACCGCCGTCGCTACCTGGCCGCGCTCGAGCCGAGCGCCGCGGCTCCCTGGGACTGGACCAGCCTCGCGGACTATCTCGAGGCCCTCCGGGCGGCCGGGCCGACCACGTCCATGGTCACCTGCGTCCCGCACAGTGCCGTCCGGGAGGTGGTGATGGGTGGAGCCGACCGGCGTCCCACCGACGTGGAACTGCGCGAGATGCAGGACCTGGTGGCCGTGTGCTGCGAGGCCGGCGCCCGGGCGGTGTCGTTCGGGATGATCTATGCGCCGGGGCTCTTCGCCGACACCGCCGAGCTCACCGCGATCGCGGAGGTCGCCGCGCGCTACGGGGTGCCGCTGGTGCCCCATGTCCGCAATGAGGCGAGCGGAGTGCTCGACTCGATCCGCGAGTTCGTCCAGGTGGCCGAGCGCACCGGTGCACCGCTGCACATCTCGCACCTCAAGCTGATCGGGTCCGCCGACCTCTTCGGGGACCTGATGGCGCTGCTGGCCGAGGCGGCCACCCGGATCTCGCTGACCGTCGACCAGTACCCGTACGGCGCCGGGAGCACGATCCTCGCGGCCCTGTTGCCGCCGTACGCGTTCGCCGGCGGACCGGCCGCCCTCCTCGACCGGCTGTCGAGCCGCACCGAACGCACCCGGATGGCGTACGACATGATGCACGGGTTGCCGGGGTGGGAGAACCTGTTCGGTGCCTGCGGTCCGGAGCACATCGTCATCACCCAGGCGGCGGCGCCGCGCACCGACGAGGTCGGGCTGACCGTGGCCGCGATCGCCGAGCGCACCGGGGACGATCCGGCCGGAGCGGTGCTGCGCCTGTTGGCCGACACCGCCCTCGACGTCGGGATGATCGACCACTACGCCAGCGAGCAGATGGTCCGCGACATCTATCGGGAGTCCGGATCCCTGGTCGGCACCGACGGCGTGTTCAACCCACACCCCCACCCGCGTCTGCACGGCACCGCCCCGAAACTGCTCGGTCGGTTCGCCCTCGAGGAGCGCCTCGTCGACGTGCCCGAGGCGGTCCGCCGGATGTCGACCGAGCCGGCACGTGTCCTCGGCCTGCGTGACCGGGGGATCATCGCCCCCGGTTATCGGGCCGACCTCGCCCTCCTCGATCCCGCATCCTTCCGCGACAGTGCCAGCTACCAGGATCCGATCCGTCTGCCCGACGGTGTCCGCCGGGTCATCGTCGACGGGCATGTCGTCTGGCGCGAGGGCCGGCACACCGGACTGCGCCCTGGTTCCGTCATCCGTACGGCCCCGGTCGGGGCCTGA
- a CDS encoding energy-coupling factor transporter transmembrane component T: protein MTTSVHHEALTGGGPGATSPLEVTRPRERALRKTIVGYIPAQSPMYHLHPASRLVLYLVTSVIPLFIEAPEVNILVVLLSLGLFAYANVKLARLRMFLPMFATVFVILGLTYTVFPRRFETDSAVLFAVGPVTGHFDSLMWAFATYCRIIALVLASIFYFSTNRESDILVALRTFGVPFVVSYFVGLTLRSVGIFLEDYAVIREAEIARGLDTRTLGPIGRIRHFAMNLVPLFTLSIRRSDDISIGLYAKGTRLSGRVNGVRRPDYLRSRFVIRARDRVLVILLLVTLAGVIALRSATPWLGLTHSAVYSGLLGLL, encoded by the coding sequence ATGACCACATCGGTGCACCACGAAGCGCTCACCGGAGGCGGCCCCGGGGCGACCTCGCCCCTCGAGGTCACCCGGCCACGGGAGCGCGCACTGCGCAAGACGATCGTCGGGTACATCCCGGCCCAGTCGCCGATGTATCACCTGCACCCGGCCTCCCGGCTGGTCCTCTACCTGGTGACTTCGGTCATCCCCCTCTTCATCGAGGCGCCGGAGGTGAACATCCTGGTGGTCCTGCTGAGCCTGGGCCTGTTCGCGTACGCCAATGTGAAGCTCGCTCGGCTGAGGATGTTCCTGCCGATGTTCGCCACGGTCTTCGTCATCCTCGGCCTGACCTACACGGTCTTCCCTCGACGTTTCGAGACCGACTCGGCGGTGCTCTTCGCCGTCGGCCCTGTCACCGGTCACTTCGACTCCCTGATGTGGGCGTTCGCGACCTACTGCCGGATCATCGCCCTCGTCCTGGCCTCGATCTTCTACTTCTCCACCAACCGGGAGAGCGACATCCTGGTGGCGTTGCGGACCTTCGGCGTGCCCTTCGTGGTCTCCTACTTCGTCGGTCTGACCCTGCGGTCCGTCGGGATCTTCCTGGAGGACTACGCGGTGATTCGCGAGGCCGAGATCGCCCGCGGACTGGACACCCGCACCCTCGGCCCGATCGGACGGATCCGGCACTTCGCGATGAACCTGGTGCCGTTGTTCACCCTGTCGATCCGGCGCAGTGACGACATCAGCATCGGTCTCTACGCCAAGGGCACGCGGCTCAGCGGCCGGGTCAACGGCGTGCGCCGCCCCGACTACCTGCGCTCCCGCTTCGTCATCCGGGCGAGGGATCGGGTCCTCGTCATCCTGCTGCTGGTGACGCTGGCCGGCGTGATCGCCCTGCGGTCGGCCACCCCCTGGCTCGGCCTGACCCATTCCGCCGTGTACTCCGGCCTCCTCGGCCTGCTCTGA
- a CDS encoding Zn-dependent hydrolase, translated as MTLTRTTQELGVDAARLWDSLSTLGRIGAYPDEATGLTGVRRLALTDADRAGRDLVVDWFRAAGLEVRQDRIGNVFARRAGTEPGLAPVMVGSHIDSVATAGRFDGCLGVLGGLEVVRTLNDHGISTRRPVEVCFFTEEEGARFGTDMLGSAVAAGRIGLEEAYALTDRDGLSVGAELERLDQLGTTAVPMSTRPYAYFECHVEQGPILADNGRRIGVVTGVQAINWWEVTIEGRSAHAGTTPQRLRRNASLAAALITVRAEEMVDSGRWGALLSTVGRLEVRPNLVNIVPGAALLTVDLRNPDTAAMDRARADLRAYLTEVEERTGTRISVKETAHTAPVAFDPGMVDLVESTAERLGLSHERIISGAGHDAGEIAAVAPAGMIFIPGMYEGISHNPREYSTPEACEDGINVLLHCVLATSDQS; from the coding sequence GTGACCCTCACCCGCACCACCCAGGAGCTGGGCGTCGACGCCGCCCGGCTGTGGGACTCCCTCAGCACTCTCGGACGGATCGGCGCCTACCCTGACGAGGCCACCGGCCTGACCGGCGTACGACGGCTCGCCCTGACGGATGCCGACCGTGCCGGCCGCGACCTCGTCGTGGACTGGTTCCGTGCGGCCGGTCTGGAGGTCCGCCAGGATCGGATCGGCAATGTCTTCGCTCGGCGGGCCGGGACCGAGCCGGGCCTGGCGCCGGTGATGGTCGGTTCGCACATCGACTCGGTCGCCACCGCCGGTCGGTTCGACGGGTGCCTCGGTGTCCTCGGTGGGCTGGAGGTGGTGCGGACCCTGAACGATCACGGCATCAGCACGCGGCGTCCGGTCGAGGTCTGCTTCTTCACCGAGGAGGAGGGGGCACGGTTCGGCACCGACATGCTCGGCAGCGCTGTCGCGGCGGGGCGGATCGGCCTCGAGGAGGCGTACGCGCTCACCGACCGGGACGGCCTGTCGGTCGGAGCGGAGCTGGAGCGCCTCGATCAGCTCGGCACCACCGCGGTACCGATGTCGACAAGGCCGTACGCCTACTTCGAGTGTCACGTCGAGCAGGGTCCGATCCTCGCCGACAACGGACGCCGGATCGGCGTCGTCACAGGGGTCCAGGCGATCAACTGGTGGGAGGTCACGATCGAGGGGCGGTCAGCTCACGCCGGAACGACTCCCCAGCGGTTGCGTCGCAACGCCTCCCTCGCCGCGGCACTGATCACGGTGCGCGCCGAGGAGATGGTCGACTCCGGACGATGGGGTGCGCTGCTGAGCACGGTCGGCCGCCTCGAGGTGCGGCCCAACCTGGTGAACATCGTGCCGGGGGCGGCCCTACTCACCGTTGACCTCCGCAATCCTGACACGGCCGCGATGGACCGAGCCCGAGCAGATCTCCGGGCCTATCTGACCGAGGTCGAGGAACGCACCGGGACCCGCATCAGCGTGAAGGAGACGGCCCACACGGCGCCTGTCGCCTTCGATCCGGGGATGGTGGACCTCGTCGAGTCGACTGCGGAACGGCTGGGCCTCTCCCACGAGCGGATCATCTCGGGAGCGGGGCACGACGCCGGGGAGATCGCCGCCGTCGCACCAGCGGGGATGATCTTCATCCCCGGGATGTACGAGGGGATCAGTCACAATCCCCGTGAATACTCGACGCCGGAGGCCTGCGAGGACGGCATCAATGTCCTGCTGCACTGCGTTCTCGCCACGTCCGACCAGAGCTGA
- a CDS encoding CCA tRNA nucleotidyltransferase, with amino-acid sequence MPSLTQAQDNAVTELMRIAPVIDRLGEVFASAGHELYLVGGSVRDALMGRLGHDLDFTTSARPDEIERLVKKVSRQVWDIGKAFGTIGANVDGGWVVEITTYRADTYRPDSRKPEVAFGDTLKGDLVRRDFTVNAMAVDVRTRTFVDPFGGLADLAAEVIRTPGTPEQSFSDDPLRMMRAARFTSQLGFVPAPEVVTAMREMAERLDIISAERVRDELSKLLLTPRPRNGLNVFVATGLAARVLPELPALQLEVDEHHRHKDVYEHSLTVLDQAIALEQARGHRPDLVLRLAALLHDIGKPATRRYEDAGKVSFHHHDVVGAKMARKRLKALHFSSDEIKQVSMLIELHLRFHGYGEGGWTDSAVRRYVRDAGDQVERLHILTRADCTTRNRKRAAALRAAYDHLEARIEELAQQEELDAMRPDLNGDQIMAILGVPAGPVVGRAYKYLLELRIDNGPLGEEEAARRLTEWAADNL; translated from the coding sequence GTGCCCTCCCTGACCCAAGCCCAGGACAACGCGGTGACCGAGCTGATGCGGATCGCGCCGGTCATCGACCGGCTCGGCGAGGTCTTCGCGTCGGCCGGCCACGAACTGTATCTGGTGGGAGGGTCGGTCCGGGACGCGCTGATGGGCCGGCTGGGGCACGACCTCGACTTCACCACCTCGGCCCGGCCTGACGAGATCGAGCGACTGGTGAAGAAGGTGTCCCGCCAGGTGTGGGACATCGGGAAGGCGTTCGGCACCATCGGCGCCAACGTCGACGGCGGCTGGGTGGTGGAGATCACCACCTATCGGGCCGACACCTATCGGCCGGATTCCCGCAAGCCGGAGGTCGCCTTCGGGGACACTCTGAAGGGCGACCTGGTCCGCCGCGACTTCACCGTCAATGCGATGGCGGTCGACGTCCGGACGCGGACGTTCGTCGACCCGTTCGGCGGCCTGGCCGACCTGGCCGCCGAGGTGATCCGGACGCCGGGGACCCCCGAGCAGTCGTTCTCCGACGACCCGCTGCGGATGATGCGCGCGGCGCGGTTCACCTCCCAGCTCGGCTTCGTGCCGGCGCCCGAGGTGGTCACCGCGATGCGGGAGATGGCGGAGCGGCTGGACATCATCTCGGCCGAGCGGGTGCGCGACGAGCTCTCCAAGCTGCTGCTGACGCCGCGCCCGCGCAACGGGCTGAACGTCTTCGTGGCGACCGGGCTGGCGGCCCGGGTGCTGCCGGAACTGCCGGCGCTGCAGCTGGAGGTCGACGAGCACCACCGGCACAAGGACGTCTACGAGCACTCGCTGACCGTGCTGGACCAGGCGATCGCCCTGGAACAGGCCCGCGGCCACCGGCCCGATCTGGTGCTGCGGCTCGCGGCGCTGCTGCACGACATCGGCAAGCCGGCCACCCGGCGCTACGAGGACGCCGGCAAGGTGTCCTTCCACCATCACGACGTGGTGGGCGCGAAGATGGCCCGCAAGCGGCTGAAGGCGCTGCACTTCAGCAGCGACGAGATCAAGCAGGTCAGCATGCTGATCGAGCTGCACCTGCGGTTCCACGGGTACGGCGAGGGCGGGTGGACCGACTCGGCGGTGCGCCGCTACGTCCGCGACGCCGGCGACCAGGTGGAGCGGCTGCACATCCTCACCCGGGCCGACTGCACGACCCGCAACCGCAAGCGGGCGGCGGCGCTGCGGGCGGCGTACGACCATCTCGAGGCCCGGATCGAGGAGCTGGCGCAGCAGGAGGAACTGGACGCGATGCGCCCGGACCTCAATGGCGACCAGATCATGGCGATCCTCGGTGTGCCGGCGGGGCCGGTGGTCGGCCGGGCCTACAAGTACCTGCTGGAGCTGCGGATCGACAACGGGCCGTTGGGCGAGGAGGAGGCTGCCCGCCGGCTCACGGAGTGGGCGGCGGACAACCTCTGA
- a CDS encoding DUF6049 family protein: MSFRPLPFPRRRSGRRILGVPALLTALLLAMLAVLVGTAPARADDRVRVELTSITPAVTAATDTVTISGIVTNTGDTPLTGVQAYLWRDQQVRTTRAELATTDGPVGARWVTRYAILGTDPSGTLAPGQQSTFIVSAPWSALGIPARDGVTMIGVQIRGSYGEGNTTLGRARAWLPQDLGPQTTPVRLASVVLLASTPSRVAAGTFLDDHLAHEIAPGGRLDLLLRSAAGSGRSYLVDPALILSLQEMAAGYELTDGSAGAGEGDAKAWLATFDTLPTSGYRLPYGVADIDLLAGIDHADIVQSALDPAELPADVAELPTAVLPADGLLTRRGLATLATPTAGAGPSAGSSPTASPSATPGKPPIVLTARPAEGSGTTRSAAPSYWTTAERAPVVTYDPQAFAAGPDAGGSDAQQRQSLAAVDQLDALAGRPVQVRLITDVATAHADDLDTSATRVSLSSLTEGSSAPISDALLQAPPSDEDDQTRDVRRAATSTTGLASMFTDPGVAADRTWRATAILASTQWTGAAATPLSPAPDPTAASEAYVAYRNLQRDRVWQITGGDAVAISARPVLLTARQDTQFPVTVTNNLPVPVSVRLEFESENAERLHVPSVDIRTIGAGEAIAVGAVPRVEANGNYTVVARLTTPAGTVIGVPEEIDVQATQAGRVGWILMIVSGIVVIGTTVLRIKQVRTERSHA, from the coding sequence GTGAGCTTCCGCCCGCTGCCGTTCCCGCGCCGCCGTTCCGGCCGCCGGATCCTCGGCGTACCCGCGCTGCTCACCGCGCTCCTGCTGGCGATGCTCGCCGTGCTGGTCGGCACCGCCCCCGCCCGCGCCGACGACCGGGTGCGGGTCGAGCTCACCTCGATCACCCCCGCGGTCACCGCGGCCACCGACACCGTCACGATCAGCGGCATCGTGACCAACACCGGAGACACCCCCCTCACCGGTGTCCAGGCCTACCTCTGGCGCGACCAACAGGTCCGCACCACCAGGGCCGAGCTCGCCACCACCGACGGCCCGGTCGGCGCCCGCTGGGTGACGCGCTACGCCATCCTCGGCACCGACCCCTCCGGCACGCTGGCCCCGGGGCAGCAGAGCACGTTCATCGTCAGCGCCCCCTGGTCGGCCCTCGGCATCCCGGCCCGCGACGGGGTGACGATGATCGGGGTCCAGATCCGCGGATCGTACGGCGAGGGCAACACCACCCTCGGCCGGGCCCGGGCCTGGCTGCCGCAGGACCTCGGCCCGCAGACCACCCCGGTGCGCCTCGCCTCGGTGGTGCTGCTCGCCTCGACGCCCTCCCGGGTGGCGGCCGGCACCTTCCTGGACGACCACCTCGCCCACGAGATCGCCCCGGGCGGACGCCTCGACCTGCTGTTGCGCAGCGCCGCCGGCAGTGGCCGCAGCTATCTGGTCGACCCGGCGCTGATCCTCTCGCTGCAGGAGATGGCGGCGGGCTACGAGCTGACCGACGGCAGCGCCGGAGCCGGCGAGGGCGACGCAAAGGCCTGGTTGGCGACGTTCGACACCCTCCCCACCTCCGGCTACCGGCTGCCCTACGGCGTGGCCGACATCGACCTGCTGGCCGGCATCGACCACGCCGACATCGTGCAGTCCGCGCTGGACCCGGCGGAGCTGCCGGCAGACGTCGCCGAGCTGCCGACCGCGGTGCTGCCGGCCGACGGGCTGCTCACCCGGCGCGGCCTGGCCACCCTCGCCACCCCGACAGCCGGCGCCGGCCCGTCCGCCGGCTCATCCCCGACCGCGTCGCCCTCCGCGACCCCGGGCAAGCCCCCGATCGTGCTGACCGCCCGGCCGGCGGAGGGATCCGGCACCACTCGCAGCGCCGCGCCGTCCTACTGGACCACGGCCGAACGCGCCCCGGTGGTGACGTACGACCCGCAGGCCTTCGCCGCGGGGCCGGACGCGGGCGGCTCCGACGCCCAGCAGCGCCAGTCCCTCGCCGCGGTCGACCAGCTCGACGCCCTCGCCGGGCGTCCCGTCCAGGTGCGGCTGATCACCGACGTCGCGACCGCCCACGCCGACGACCTCGACACCTCGGCCACCCGGGTCTCGCTGAGTTCCCTGACGGAGGGGTCCTCCGCGCCGATCAGCGACGCCCTGTTGCAGGCTCCACCGAGCGACGAGGACGACCAGACCCGTGACGTACGCCGGGCGGCGACCTCGACCACCGGGCTGGCCAGCATGTTCACCGATCCTGGGGTGGCCGCCGACCGGACCTGGCGGGCGACCGCCATCCTGGCCAGCACCCAGTGGACCGGCGCCGCCGCCACCCCGCTCTCCCCCGCCCCCGACCCGACCGCCGCCTCCGAGGCGTACGTCGCCTACCGCAACCTGCAGCGCGACCGGGTGTGGCAGATCACCGGGGGCGACGCCGTGGCGATCAGCGCCCGCCCGGTGCTGCTCACCGCCCGGCAGGACACCCAGTTCCCGGTCACCGTGACCAACAACCTGCCCGTCCCCGTCTCGGTCCGTCTCGAGTTCGAGTCGGAGAACGCCGAGCGCCTGCACGTACCCTCGGTCGACATCCGCACCATCGGCGCCGGCGAGGCGATCGCCGTCGGCGCCGTGCCGCGGGTGGAGGCCAACGGCAACTACACCGTCGTGGCCCGCCTCACCACTCCCGCCGGGACGGTGATCGGCGTCCCGGAGGAGATCGACGTACAGGCCACGCAGGCCGGAAGGGTCGGATGGATTCTGATGATCGTGTCGGGAATCGTCGTGATCGGGACCACGGTGCTGCGGATCAAGCAGGTCCGCACCGAGCGGAGCCACGCATGA
- a CDS encoding MASE1 domain-containing protein translates to MSTINEQAERTTTATASVWDVEEGEVRKPGLQHFVMTALFTGIGVVVGTFGSLAIPLGYITAFWPGQAIQTVGGIWYGGWGGIAGAVFPLISNAISGSAPLPVSLAYLPGNLAQAIVGGLAFRMLKADPRLRSGKDWVVFTVFGIVLSNVIGALWGAGVLVAFSLISPDAFVVTFIGWFLGNSIASWVLGVVMLKFISPIVLRSRAFVKRVWA, encoded by the coding sequence ATGAGCACCATCAACGAGCAGGCCGAACGTACGACCACCGCCACCGCGTCCGTCTGGGACGTCGAGGAGGGTGAGGTCCGCAAGCCCGGCCTCCAGCACTTCGTCATGACCGCCCTCTTCACCGGTATCGGTGTGGTGGTCGGCACCTTCGGCAGCCTGGCGATCCCGCTCGGCTACATCACGGCGTTCTGGCCGGGTCAGGCCATCCAGACGGTCGGCGGCATCTGGTACGGCGGCTGGGGCGGCATCGCCGGTGCCGTCTTCCCGCTGATCTCCAACGCGATCTCCGGATCCGCTCCGCTGCCGGTGTCGCTCGCCTACCTCCCCGGCAACCTGGCCCAGGCGATCGTCGGTGGCCTCGCCTTCCGGATGCTGAAGGCCGATCCGCGCCTGCGGTCCGGCAAGGACTGGGTGGTCTTCACCGTCTTCGGCATCGTCCTCTCCAACGTCATCGGCGCGCTCTGGGGTGCCGGCGTGCTCGTCGCCTTCAGCCTGATCTCGCCCGACGCCTTCGTGGTGACCTTCATCGGTTGGTTCCTGGGCAACTCGATCGCCTCGTGGGTGCTCGGCGTCGTGATGCTGAAGTTCATCTCGCCGATCGTGCTGCGCTCCCGGGCATTCGTGAAGCGCGTCTGGGCCTGA
- a CDS encoding ABC transporter ATP-binding protein encodes MTSPHDPPAIRFSEFSWKYQDAKRFALSDVDLTVREGEFVGIVGPNEAGKTTLVSAIKGIIPENHHGVYRGVVEVFGREVRSLSTLEAAGAVGMVFADPDAQFTSMSVEEEITFGMENLGVPLPEIHRRLASVAALADLADLLEKSPHELSGGQKQRVAIASVLAMEPRILILDEPTSMLDPRSKTMVYRLLADLKERRRLTILVVEHNLERLVEVCDRLVLVTDGGVRVDAPTRTFFDLLDEDDRRSIRVPSSIGFLGRVRRDGSGGAVTVPQVAAAARRLITSGAHA; translated from the coding sequence ATGACCTCCCCCCACGACCCTCCGGCCATCAGGTTCTCCGAGTTCTCCTGGAAGTACCAGGACGCGAAGCGGTTCGCGCTCAGCGACGTGGACCTCACCGTCCGGGAGGGGGAATTCGTCGGGATCGTCGGCCCGAACGAGGCCGGCAAGACGACACTGGTCTCCGCGATCAAGGGCATCATCCCGGAGAATCACCACGGGGTCTACCGCGGCGTCGTCGAGGTCTTCGGACGTGAGGTGCGCAGCCTGTCGACGCTCGAGGCGGCCGGTGCGGTGGGGATGGTGTTCGCCGATCCGGACGCCCAGTTCACCTCGATGAGCGTCGAGGAGGAGATCACCTTCGGCATGGAGAACCTCGGTGTCCCGCTGCCCGAGATCCACCGTCGACTGGCCTCCGTCGCCGCGCTGGCGGACCTCGCGGACCTGCTGGAGAAGTCCCCGCACGAACTGTCCGGTGGCCAGAAGCAGCGCGTCGCGATCGCGTCGGTGCTGGCGATGGAGCCCAGGATCCTGATCCTCGACGAGCCGACATCCATGCTCGATCCGCGGTCGAAGACGATGGTCTATCGCCTGCTGGCCGACCTCAAGGAGCGTCGCCGCCTCACCATCCTCGTCGTCGAGCACAACCTTGAGCGCCTGGTCGAGGTCTGCGACCGGCTGGTGCTCGTCACCGACGGCGGGGTCCGCGTCGACGCCCCCACCCGGACCTTCTTCGACCTCCTCGACGAGGACGACCGACGCAGCATCCGTGTGCCGTCGTCGATCGGCTTCCTCGGCAGGGTACGCCGCGACGGCAGCGGCGGGGCGGTCACGGTTCCTCAGGTGGCAGCCGCGGCCCGCCGCCTCATCACGTCAGGAGCACACGCATGA
- a CDS encoding GntR family transcriptional regulator, with translation MSQVAGSGRAAGIRSRRQLQSEIKDAILADFVLSGRVPPGGRLPSEAELSELFGASRVTVRAALQSLKDQGYIRISRGSGSHVLPRPELIPSGLDRLVSFDTFARQSGQEMQTADVELGVAPPGDPVVPDFDVDKGELVIRVSRTKVLDGHRCALVVDHVPASILSLDVLRERFRGSVLDLLLDTPGAAAYSECTITPTVADASLAAILEVPIGTALLRLSEHTRDGDGRLVNRSESWFNPAYFEFHLRRRRDD, from the coding sequence ATGAGTCAGGTGGCGGGAAGTGGTCGGGCCGCTGGAATCCGTTCCAGAAGGCAGCTCCAGTCCGAGATCAAAGATGCGATCCTGGCGGACTTCGTGTTGTCCGGACGGGTGCCCCCCGGGGGGCGGTTGCCCTCGGAGGCCGAGCTCTCCGAACTGTTCGGTGCCTCCCGGGTCACGGTGCGTGCCGCGCTGCAGAGCTTGAAGGACCAGGGCTACATCCGGATCAGTCGGGGCTCGGGGTCGCACGTCCTGCCGCGACCTGAGCTGATCCCCTCCGGGCTCGACCGGCTGGTCTCCTTCGACACCTTCGCACGCCAGTCGGGCCAGGAGATGCAGACCGCCGACGTCGAACTCGGAGTCGCCCCGCCGGGCGATCCGGTGGTCCCCGATTTCGATGTTGACAAGGGAGAACTTGTCATCCGGGTGTCTCGGACCAAGGTGCTGGACGGTCATCGGTGCGCTCTGGTCGTCGACCATGTGCCGGCGTCCATCCTGTCCCTCGACGTGCTCCGGGAGCGGTTCCGGGGATCGGTCCTCGATCTCCTGCTGGACACCCCCGGCGCCGCCGCCTACTCCGAGTGCACGATCACCCCCACCGTCGCCGACGCCTCGCTGGCCGCCATCCTGGAGGTGCCGATCGGCACCGCCCTGCTCCGGCTGAGTGAGCACACCCGCGATGGTGACGGTCGGCTGGTGAACCGCAGTGAGTCCTGGTTCAACCCGGCCTACTTCGAGTTCCACCTCCGTCGTCGCCGCGACGACTGA
- a CDS encoding diaminopropionate ammonia-lyase produces MPTRIIPNPYVDRQSLPDPDRHSTAFHRGLPGYRPTPLRSAPAVAAALGVGSVLVKDESSRMGMPSFKILGASWATYRALVDHVDPVTTPHTLDEPRTLDELRTLLAGRPVTLVAATDGNHGRAVARMARLLGQAATILVPDDMVGARRQAILAEGADLRVVRGGYDDAIAASAALADADHVVISDTAWPGYTEVPGWVIDGYATLTAEIIDRIDAERLPQPTVVAAQIGVGAFAAAIARGFGRSAARILVGVEPTRADCVTVSIEQGVPTTIPGPQDSAMAGLNCGTPSLTAWPDVSRGFDTFVTVEDADAEEAMRLLAADGIPAGESGAAGLAGLLRHHRALGLGTDDHVLIVSTEGVTDPDNYRRICGDVLSAGLTRTQEEA; encoded by the coding sequence ATGCCGACCCGAATCATCCCCAATCCGTACGTCGATCGTCAGAGCCTCCCCGACCCGGACCGACACAGCACCGCCTTCCACCGAGGTCTCCCCGGTTACCGGCCGACGCCGCTGCGGTCCGCCCCCGCAGTGGCCGCCGCCCTCGGCGTCGGATCGGTGCTGGTGAAGGACGAATCGAGCCGGATGGGCATGCCGTCGTTCAAGATCCTGGGAGCGTCCTGGGCCACGTATCGGGCGCTGGTCGACCACGTCGACCCGGTGACGACCCCCCACACCCTGGACGAGCCCCGCACCCTGGACGAACTCCGTACGCTGCTCGCAGGACGTCCGGTGACCCTGGTCGCGGCCACCGACGGCAACCACGGTCGCGCGGTCGCCCGGATGGCCCGACTGCTGGGTCAGGCGGCGACGATCCTGGTGCCCGACGACATGGTCGGCGCTCGGCGGCAGGCGATCCTCGCCGAGGGAGCGGACCTGCGGGTGGTGCGCGGCGGCTACGACGATGCGATCGCCGCGAGCGCGGCCCTTGCCGACGCGGACCATGTCGTGATCTCCGACACGGCCTGGCCCGGATACACGGAAGTTCCCGGCTGGGTCATCGACGGGTATGCCACCCTGACCGCCGAGATCATCGACCGGATCGACGCCGAGCGCCTCCCGCAGCCCACGGTCGTCGCGGCCCAGATCGGGGTCGGCGCCTTCGCCGCGGCCATCGCCAGGGGCTTCGGCCGGTCCGCTGCCCGGATCCTGGTGGGTGTGGAGCCGACACGCGCGGACTGCGTCACGGTGAGCATCGAGCAGGGCGTCCCCACGACGATCCCGGGTCCGCAGGATTCCGCCATGGCGGGGCTCAACTGCGGCACCCCCTCGCTGACCGCCTGGCCCGATGTGTCGCGCGGCTTCGACACGTTCGTCACCGTCGAGGACGCCGATGCCGAGGAGGCGATGCGGCTGCTGGCTGCCGACGGCATCCCTGCCGGCGAGAGCGGAGCCGCCGGGCTGGCCGGTCTGCTCCGTCACCACCGGGCCCTCGGACTGGGGACGGACGACCACGTCCTCATCGTGTCGACCGAGGGCGTCACCGACCCCGACAATTACCGACGGATCTGCGGCGACGTCCTCTCCGCCGGCCTCACCCGCACTCAGGAGGAAGCGTGA